A portion of the Bubalus kerabau isolate K-KA32 ecotype Philippines breed swamp buffalo chromosome 1, PCC_UOA_SB_1v2, whole genome shotgun sequence genome contains these proteins:
- the LOC129623550 gene encoding olfactory receptor 18-like: MYLITVLGNLLIIQAVTSDSHLHTPMYFFLSNLSLADIGFISSTVPNMIANIQTHSRVISCEGCLTQMSIFILFGGMDCTLLTAMAYDRFVAICHPLHYTAIMNPCLCCSLVLVSFLVSLLESQVHNLIVLQLTCFKDVEISNFFCDPSLLLDLACSDTVTNNIVMYFVGTIFGFLPLSGILFSYYKILSSILRIPSTGGKYKAFSTCGSHLAVVCLFYGTGLGVYLISAVSQSPRKDVTASVVYTVVTPMLNPFIYSLRNRDIKRAMWKLLSKIISP; this comes from the coding sequence ATGTACCTGATCACCGTTCTGGGGAACCTACTCATCATCCAGGCCGTCACCTCtgactcccacctccacacccccatgtacttcttcctctccaacctgtcCTTGGCTGACATTGGTTTCATCTCCAGCACTGTCCCCAATATGATTGCAAACATCCAAACTCACAGCAGAGTCATCTCCTGTGAAGGCTGCCTGACTCAGATgtctatttttatcctttttggaGGCATGGATTGTACGCTTCTGACTGCTATGGCCTATGACCGGTTTGTGGCCATCTGTCATCCACTGCACTACACAGCCATCATGAACCCATGCCTGTGCTGCTCCTTAGTTTTGGTGTCTTTTTTGGTTAGCCTTTTGGAGTCCCAGGTGCACAATTTGATTGTGTTACAACTTACCTGCTTCAAGGATGTGGAAATCTCCAACTTCTTCTGTGACCCTTCTCTGCTCCTCGACCTGGCCTGTTCTGACACTGTCACCAATAACATAGTCATGTATTTTGTTGGTACCATCTTCGGTTTTCTCCCTTTATCAGGAATCCTTTTCTCTTACTATAAAattctttcttccattctgagaatCCCGTCAACAGGTGGGAAATAtaaagccttctccacctgtggctcccacctggcagttgtttgcttattttatggAACAGGCCTTGGGGTGTACCTCATCTCAGCCGTCTCACAATCTCCCAGGAAGGATGTGACAGCGTCAGTGGTGTACACTGTGGTCACCCCCATGTtgaaccccttcatctacagTCTTAGGAACAGAGACATCAAAAGGGCCATGTGGAAGTTACTCAGCAAAATAATCTCACCTTAG